In Cryptomeria japonica chromosome 5, Sugi_1.0, whole genome shotgun sequence, the genomic window ttctgcaaaagaggaccaaatctctaatactaattgttaggataaccagtggacaactgagagtgtgggggggtgaatcagttgtgaacatATTATATCAATCATATCACTTTACAAGTAGTCTAGGAGGTCATCAATTCGAGGTAAGCGGTACTTGTTCTTTATGGTTAATTTGTTAAGTTGTCTATAATCTATGCATAACCTCATGATACCATCTTTCTTTTTAATGAATAATACGGGTGCACCCCATGGAGAGACACTTGGCCTTATCTTACCTTCCTTAAGTAGTTGTGTTAATTGGATTTTTAGTTTAGTTAATTCAAGGATTGACTGTCGATAGGGAGCTTTGGAGACAAGTTTTGCCCCAAGAACTAGATCAATTGCATGTTCTATAGATCAATTAGGAGGTAAGATATTGAATTATTTGGGAAATACATCTTTAAATTATTGCACCACAGGTTTAATACTAATATCTATTTTAAATTGATCACCTGTTTTAGAAaacatagcacaaaatattttacaattttttctCGCACTACACTTAACTTGCATTGCTGAAATGGTTTtaatgtcaagaggtttttttttcCCCCTTTAAAATATGACATGTCCCCATATTAGAGTTTAGCATAACCTGTTTGTTTTCACATCCTAGGAAAGCATTTTTTTTGTCCAACTAACTCATACCTAGAATAGCATCATACGTACCTATATTTAATATGTGAAAATGATTATATGTTACAAGCTTGtgtaattcaaattttaaattttcaataattGCACTTGTTTGTCTAACTATTCTAAAACCCTAGGAGAAATAAAGTTGTGACCGTTTCCCAAATCAACAAGAAACACAATGGGATGATTATTTATAGAACCTTTAATTTCATATAAAGAAGGTTGGTAATGCACCGTACCTGTATCTACAGTTGCATAAATCTTCATGTTGGAAGGGGTGAAAAATTTATTATCTTGATTTTGGTGTTGTTGGGGGTTGCATGAATGATCATTTTTGCGGTGGTTCTTGCCACATTTCCCACAATAAGGGTGCATTCAAGGACAATTTTACTGAAGATGATTCTCACCACAAGCCCAACATTGAATTCATGATGATGTCTTGTGGTCTTTGTTGAAATGGGACATATTGGTGGATCTACACTGAACTGTATTTTGGTTGGAATAGTGTCTTCCTTGTTTAAAAGTTTTCTTATGTGATCCTTCCCTATTTCTTTTGCGATTTTCTCTTTTTGTCTTGAAATTTGatgataatttttaaatttttctgcaATTTGTGCAACTTCATCTACTGATACTGGCTTGCCGCACCATACTTGAGCTTGGTATTCATATCTTAAACCATTGATAAATCTAACAACACAAAAATATCCTTCGATGAATGGTACAAATCTATTAAGTCTTTCAAAGTTTTGTTTGCATTCACTTACAGTTTGTAGCCTTCGTTTCAATTCAAAAAAttcattcttcttttcttgtaaaAAGTAATCGGATAGATATTTCTGTTGAAATAATTGTTTTAATTGTGACCATTTTGTTCTATCAGTTCGTAGCTTTAAAGATCTAACTGTATCTTTCCACCAATTTAATGCACTACTTTTCAATTGGTAGGTGGTGATCTTTGTTCTAGCATAGCTACTTGTGTTTTGTAAGTCAAAATATCTTTCTAGGTTAGTCAACCATTGCTCTGCTTCCTCTCCTGTAGCAATGTCACCACTATATTCAGGTAGCTTGATTTCATGGGAAAAATTATCTAATTCTTATTGTGTTTGTTTGCTAAATGTGTTTTCTGAGGATTCTAATTCAGAATTGTTAGAGTTGCTTGATTCAGAAGTGTCACTCTCTTAGGATGATTCTCGTCATCGTTTACTTTTTGTTctatgttttttatttcttttttttatgtTGTGTTGATCAAGAAATTTTCTTGCTTTCTGAGATTGACATCTATTGTTGTTTGCTTTGCTCTATAGATTCCTTCTTAAGTTGATTGACTTGAGCCACTAGTTCAGCAATTTTAGTTAGTAGGACTTGATTGGTTCTCTCTAGGTCTTCGTAAGCTTTTCGATCATTTTCTGAAGCCATTGTGATGGGTCAATTCCCTTTTTCCTAAGGTCTTTACCAAAATTTTTGTCTTAGGAGATTCTCTAAGTTAGAGTTGTTTCAAGTatttaaagatatatatttttactttcaaatgtatttcctttttttaaccaattttttttcttacaagacaatttagatttttttttatgccAAGAGCAGCAAATATCAAATTGGGAATCCAAAAAGGAACTAGTGAAAATAATTTTAGAACAAGGGATAGAAATGCATCATCTGATTTAATGCCCTCGGAGAGTTGCAAAAGACAAAGTTGAtgtggatctctctctctctgagatTTTTTGTTAGATACtcatagaaaattagaaaaaaaaataaaattaaaacaaatgtCATATTGGTTCAAAAACTTTTCAATACATACAACAAACTAAAATATACTTTAATTCTAAAAGATTGATAGATCATGTGTAATCTAAGGTTTATCTCCCAAAATTTCCTATTCCTCCCTCTTCAAAATAAAACATACAAAAGGTTAATTAAAGGTTAATTAAAAGTTATTGTCTACTAAGAATGGTTACTTTTTCTCACATTATTTaccatatttatatttaaaaatgttAAAATTTGGCCTATTCTATTACTTACTATCACCTCTTAAAAGTAATTATTTCTTAAGGAGAAGTAATCCACTCATAAAGTTATATTCAGTAATAATTACTAAAAACTAAACTCTCTCCAAAATATTAACTATTAACTATGAAGGAGCTAAAAGAAATCTTTTATTCACCTTAGCATGTCATATcacctttaaaaaaattaaagattgAATGTTATTCCTTTTTGTACCTTAAGAAAATGTTTATATGTAAGTAAGTTTTATTATGAACAGGCAATTTGGTATCAACATTTTTAATGGTAAAAGAAAAGATTTGAATTCAATAAGAAAAGTCAATCAACAATGGGAGAGGATGTGTTTAACCCTAATACAGTGAGGATCACATATGAAGTAAATTTATGAGAGATATgaagaagaaattaattaattggattggCTACTTGCAAAGTTAAATATGCAAGATCGTCTCCATCTGGCTCTCCATAACTattcaattaataaataatttataggGAATCTAATAATATTGAATCAAAACCTAAAGTAAAAAGTAATTACTATTTTATTGTCTTGGTGATTTATTTTCTAATGTGTAGGCTCTCAAGATCAATTTGGCTCTGATATTAAATGTGATGGTACTTTTCTCTATGGTTAATTTTgtcattgattaaataaataaaatattaagctaaatctaatgtaattaaccttttacCTACAATAGATAATTTAATAGTAAGGTGTTTAATTTACTCTTATTATGAAGACTTTGCACAATATTTAAATAAAGTTCCAATAGTAATTATTCAAGGTAACAATAAATGAATAAACTAATTActcataaatttatattttatattgaatgaacattcaaaacatttatactacaattataaattatattaaagaTGAGCTTTCATTATAAACATGAATTAactcaataatcaataataaagcTTTGAGATAATAATTTGCAATAGTGAAATATTAGGGCAATGACTGAATAAAATTGATTAATATGGAGAGGTTGCTTTCTGCATGCAAaggattagttataggcctagggTTTCCAGGCAAGGAAGCACTCCGGGAGGACACGGTTcgtacacagaaccccacatgccttcatagCATGAAATAAACACAACCCTGGTGAGGACACTCCCGCGTGTATGTTGTACCTCGAGCTGGACACGcattgtatgccccttctccaatgctcgATGCCCAACAACtagaccttaactatcctctcgcttttgcttctttcaatttctttttcttctattattttctcccTTGTATCCTTCTTTATTAATTCACAGGTTTATATAATGTCACAAGGTAGttaccaaaaatcacaccctttcataactctaataatgtttataattacatttatttaattatatttattacaaTTTATTTCCACAGTAAAAAGTCCCGTGTGCAACCCACCAAGAAAAAGCCTCCGGGATTGTAATTAACACTATGAATACCAAATGTTGAAGTTTGGTTCACATTACAAAATCATTTATAATCAAGTAATGATATTCTGAAAGCTCTGCGTACAGGAGACGGGAGAAGAATACCATCAGTGCTATTAGTGATACAGATCCTGTGATTATAAATAGCACCCAAAAACTATGAATGCTCAACCTGTTTGATTCTCCTGTTGGTCCGGAACTAGCGCACACGTTGTCATTATTGAAATACATGGCTTCGATTTTCTGCATTTCTGGGTCCTCTAAGAGAGACAAAACGGCCCTGGAAATTTCTGAGAGCAGAGGAGAACCTTTGGAAAACACCTGCACCAAAAGCATAGCTAAAAATCGTTTCGTACAAACGAATAAAAATAATTGTTAGATTAATAGAATTGAGGGGAACTCACAAATCCTAGACCGCCGGTTCTGTAGGTAGGCCCCACGACTGTATACCCACAATGCTGGGACAAGAAAAGGCGTATGTAAGGGATCTCGTCAAAAATAGCAGCAACGCCACCGTTGTCTGGACCCTTTGTCAGAGCCTCGGCATATTGTTCAGGATTTGAATAATTTTTCAAATTGTGTTTTGTTATTCGgaagtgtttttgaagataatcACGCACAAAAGATCCTCCTTGATAGCCCACTGGAAGTCTTTTGTTTATGAGAGAGTCCACACTTATAATCTTTGGCGTCATTTGTTTAACTGTGAGGATTGAAGTGAGATTTGCTATATAGCTCGACACCAATATCAGAACTACAAAAAGCCAGATTATAATGGCAACTCGAGTTTCATTTCTCCTGATCGCCTCTCCTGCAAACATTGCCAGAGTGGAAGGATATAAATTCTCTGAAGGGAGGTTTCTAAGTAAACTGTAAATGGCTGAATGCAAAACCATTGTGAAGTATATGTTTGTAACGATCCGTAACTACAACAAAAACTCAATTCTGTAATTCCAGTACTTACTGTGGGTGAAAAAGACGGTCGAGAATGTAAACCTGGAAGACAACCAAGTGAAAAAGATGTAGATAGATATAGGTATTCATTTGAGAAGAAAATGTGAAACATACTAGCAGGGAAAATCATTTTATACCATAGAGTTGCGATCACTTGGGTGGGTGCATCTCCTTGAAAGTCTTTATTTTTTTTGTGCTCAAGAATCCACACCACGACTCCTGTAAAGATGAAAAGTGCCCCTGCTGTACACCACAAGTCAAGAGTAAATGGGAGAAGAAATGCCCATGGATTGTTGCCGCCTTCAGTCGTAATGGGCACCACCATTGCCATGCCAGTTTCTGTATACGGATGTGTAAAATCCACAAAATTGCTTCGATTTGCTAAAATTGTAGTATCGCCAACTACCGCATCGAATTTCTGCAAAACAAAACTCCATCAGCATtagaaactaaaactaaaactaaaactgcTTATAAATTAAAATTTCAGCATGAGAATAAGGAAGAGACATTTAGGTAGACTTGATAGACAAGATCGTCATACGTATCAGAGGCATAAGGTATGAGATCGTATGGCAGTGCATAGTCAAGCCGGCTGAGAACCGCGTCAAATACATCCTTACAGAAACCCTTGACAACGTTTTGCTTACGGCTTTTATCATATGTGACAGTTATGAACTCCTTGAAGCCTTTCGTTAGGGGCACCCCTATTTGAAGGGGTCTGCTGGTTGTGGGTATCACCCAACCCCGTGGAATCTCCGCGCCTCCTACTGGCGAAATCACCGTCTTAAGACTTTCTACGGTATTGTTAAAAGGTAGTGGATACACCCTAGACAGATACTGAGTTTCATGATCATCCGTCCAGTAACCAATGGAACGGTAACTTTTGCCTGCCACATTCACTATTTCATAAGTAGACCCTGATAGTTCTCCATTGCTAAGTTTAACAGCGCCGCTTAGCCCGGTAAAGTTAGTTTCAAGTATGTGTTGCAACAGCTGCTGCCCCTGCTGAAATACCATGATATTTGTCAAGTCCGTTGCATTTCCAAGTGCTGGTGGAGGACTAGAAGGCTTCGAGAAGTTAAAGCTGATATTACTGGATATCAATTTAGTAATGGCCACGGCTAGCATACGGACGCTGTCGTATGCCAATAAACCGTACTGATTGAGCTGTAAATCCTCGCCAGGGTTTTCAGCCCTATTTTTTTGTTTCCACCGTTTGGTGAAATTTTTAAGCTTTTCTGAATGGGGAACATATGTCTTCACTCCGACAACGCCTTCCATGGACGCCATAGTGGAAGCATTGAGCAGAGTATCCAAAAGACTGGTAAATCCATCTGTTGTTATCCAGACATAACCGGGCCCCATCATTCCTATCTCATGCGCCTCCGCAAACAGCTTCAATCCGAGAGTGTCGGTCATGTGAGCAACGAACACTCTGGACTGCATATTATTCACTTTGAAGAGCTCCTCCCTTATGTCCTGCCTGGTTGCACTTGGGGAAATTGACGATCTGTATTCTATTTCGGACCCGACGTCCCTCAGCGCATCGCTTAACGAATTTACGGCGCCGAAACCGAAGTCATCGTCAGGATAAACAACCACAATTCTTCTCCAGCCATAGTACCTTATGAGGGCTGCAATGGCCTTCATTTGCAACGCATCGCTGCGTGCCATACGAACGAAGTATGAAAATCTGGAGTTGGAAATCAGGGGACTCGTAGCAGAGAACGTCACAATCGGCACATTGCCTGCATCTCCCACATCTGATACGAACTCTGCGACTTCAGACTTTTGTGGCCCGATTATTGCTACTGCTTCCTCTTTCAGCAGGTCAACAGCTGCATAATGAGAATCAACCACATTAATTTAAACTGCCATCCATAAATACAAGTGATAAATTGTGAAAATATGACGAAAAGGAATTACCGGCGCTCGCACCACCGAGGGAATCTCCTTCCCCGTCGCGCATATGCAGGAGGAGACGCATGCCATTCAGAAGGTGTGGATCATTATTCACATCATCCACAGCTAAATAAATGGCAGTTTTGGCCACTTTCCCCACCAAAGAATCAGAGTCCACGATGGCCCCTACATCAACGTTGTTATCAGCTTGAGTCGAAGAGCATAGATTTGAAAGCAAACTGATAGCAAATATTGCTGCTAATATTTGCCCGTGGCAATCAATGTCTGCCATACACCTCATCTTCTCGGAGATAACTTGAAGCCTCTAATTCACAATCTTCTCACGGCTTGAACAAAACTTATAGCCCATTAAACTTTGTTCTACGATAAGTGCTGTAAATGAAGAACCCATTCCCGGAAATGGTGAGCGGAAGCAACAAGGAAAAGCTGCAAAGAAAGTTAATCATCGACGATCTAAAAGAAGCAATAAATTGATATATAAATGAAAgcattaaattaataaaaatgtcAATTAGTTTCCAGGGTCGTGATTCCATTTTAGAATAGGGCAACAACTGGCAATCATTCATCTCATGGGGTGGTTGGTCGTGAAGCTTTCCTAAAAACAACTTGATAAAGAACACAACACATTCCTCTAAATTATGAGCGGAAGCAACGAAGGAAATGGTTAAAATTACGAAGAGtgttaatattaaataattaataatatcgATTAGATTTTGATTATttgtattgaatttttttatttttttttggtttagagacaagaatatattaatatttttgttttatatataaATGTcatggttattattattattatacctAGGGGTGTACGCCCACAGAGCAAGTGCATCGGCGAACCCGGGGTGGGTTCGAACCCAAGACCAcccaagaccatggggagcatacccacgacTTAGGCCTCCTCCGCTTACAAGacgacttattattattattatttgtataaTCTTATAAAAAGTCAATTTTCagaaaatttaatgaacttatgatatttGGATTTAATGTTGCTACTTGAAAGCATATTAAAATTTTGTATTGAGAtgtagggttaggatttaattataattaatgctctattatggttagtgttagggttgaTGATTGTCAATTTATGATTTATAGTTTGGTGTTAGGGTTGGTTTAAGGTTTGAGGTTGGAATTTAATTAGGGTTTGGAGATagggttagagtttaattagggttatctttgaataaatatttaattaagattagtgttatggttagggttcaaaaaGGATAATATTTTAATTAAGGTTAGACTTACAATTCAATTAGTGTTAGTGtttaatttgggttagggttatgttTACAATTAGCAATTCAATTAGTGTTAGTGTTTAATTTGGGTTGggttatgttttcaattttattattAGATTTAATAAAGGTTAAAGATAGAGTTCAATTTTAAGATTAATGTTCActtatgattaggattagggttaaggtaaAATGAGGATCCAATTAGGAGTTTAGTATATTTAATTATGATATTTTCATTTACTTTTAATATTATATGTGTACTATATTTTTTACATGAGACATTTTTAGCCCTTTCCGCATgaaaatacatatacacatataaatgaaaatatttattttattaatatttaaattttaaaacataGATATTGATATCTAATTttatttggtttgaatttattttaataaaataatctaTTATAATTATTTCTAATCGATTTTGTCTCATTTTAATCTTTATATTCAAAGCTTTTATAATTTATATAGAACAATGAAGGTGTTGTCACTAATAGAAAAATCATTTAGAATATGTGAAGGTTGTATCTTGAGTAAACAATATAGAAAATCATTTCCAGCAAGAttcagatttgtgtggaccaataCAAACACCATCAATTGATAGAAGTTACTacttcttgacattcattgatgatttcacAAGAAATACATGGGTCTACTTTCTAAAACATAAACATGAGGTGTTTAATTATTTTGGTCTATTCAACGTTTTTGATAAGAAGCAAAGTCACATTAAAGCATTTAAAATAGATAGAAGAGGTGAATAGTTAGAAGGAAAATTATCATTGTTATACCAATATATCTAATTTAATTGTGGTATACTTTCATACTAATATATGTTAACAAATTCGAGAAAATAAAAAACCCAACTCACtttaatcaaaaataaaaataaatttatttttgattgCACATAAACAACATAATATACATTTTCTACTTTTACATTCAGCAACATCACAGTTCCCACTATCCGCATTTCACTTCGACATTACGTCTTTTCAACACTGGCCAATAATGACCATTTTCCTAAAGATATTCATTGTCACTTTCCGAACGTAAAAATCGCCGAGTCTCGAAGTTTTGTGACCACACATATGACAGTTGTAAAACGAGGCCGGGTTCAATTCAAACTTCTGCCAAGATATTCATGAAATTTAGATTTTCAAGATGATCTCAATTAATAGTTTATTATTTTTAagtatatttaaaaaatttatatgggtgattatattttcttttattatATAAGAGTTGAGTATTTTAAGTTTTGTTGATACATGAATGATCTTTTTATTGGAATTTCTTTTTGGTTTCATGTTGTTATTCAAGTTTGGTTCTATGATTTGCTAATGTTTTGACTTAAAGTTATagttttttaacattttattttttatttttttaatattgtattaatatttttagtataaataaatttcaaataagattaatttgttaaaaaaaattaagaaacaaTAAATATAAGTAAGTCTTTTGTTTTATTATAACtaaatataaaattagaaaattgTAATATTGTAACAGCTATTTatcaatatattaaaaattatttaggtTGAAGTTCCTTCTAAATATCTAATTAGTAAGatttctatattattttttatttcaattttgactTTTACATTAGATTTCTACAatattcctatttttcttttttacGCTCTTGAATTATATTATTGTCCAAAATTTACCCATTTGAGATACACAAGCATATTCATCTTGTCCAAATGTCATTTCTTATCCAAAAGGTGTAGATCAATATGCAtatttcaatagaaaataaaattgtttgccATGAATGCTACACTTAAAATCTAGTAATTTGTAGGTCTTATTCTAGTAATTTGTAGGTCTTATGTGATGTTTTCATTTATACCTATGACTCTATTGATATCTCAAACGCTTACATATGATGCTAAACTTTTCATATGGACATTTGATACATTATCCTTGATAATTATGATGATGGATTTATATTCGATGATCTATATGCACTTGCTATTCTATATGGATTATATTATTTATGAGATTATGATGAGATCTTGGTTATGTTAACCCCACtttatgattatattggatgagatgGTGCTATggtgtttgtgactatcttattaCTGTATTCGTGATAGCAACAATGTCATAAcactcattatgagcatgatatgacgttgtgatttTTTATCACTTGTCTAATCATCTTTGATATACTATTATATATGTTGTATCGTGGTTATTGGTTGTTGCACCTGATTGTAGGTACCTAACATCAACTCCACCTCAtatcataggtttgagtgtgtctttatcccaatggcaagttgatcaaagATGGCAAGAGTTTCTTCTACACACTCTAGACTTCAGTTCTCATACTTGTCAATtgagcgtcttggcataattcatcATGTTAGTATCTTGAGTTGTGGTCGTCATGTGGCgttgtgagtatttgattatttaattaattaaaaattgattcatatagtttaattgaattaaattaatttttagtcttgatattttattggttgatttattaatattaattgattaatgatttattgatttatcgattaatatttatttagtgattttatatttatttaattgaattaatgttttattgtttgattgattatttattatttatttattatttaaatattattcttAATGTTGATTATGATTTAATATCTGATTGTGGCCTTATATTTATTTgtggcatttatttatattgccctCCTCTATTTATTAGTGGCCTTTGATTTATTTCATTGGactatgatttattatttatttatcttggttcttatattattatatttccCCTTTGTTACTaattaagtaaataatattataattcttACCTACCCAATATTCCTATTGGATGAGATTTTGGCGTAAGAATAATATtatatttgatattattttttaGAAGCCAACATGTTCTATAGTTTTTTTAATGAAATCTATTGATTTAGTTTTCGGAGCATTTTGTCAGATTGGTTTTTCAAAAGTTTATGCAATTTGGAGAATTTTGTATTTGCTTGTTAGATTTGGATTTGGGACTTTTCTCTTCATCGAATTTGCATTACCATTACTTCTATTTTTCCAAGTTGATGCATTTTCTACTTCTCTGCAATTTGTTTCAAAAAAGATTGTCTTTTCTATGCATGAATAAAGGTTGTCTATGAGAAAAAATTATCATGAATATTATATATTAGAGTTTATAACAAAAGGTTTTGGGAAGATTATATGGAAATGAATCTCACTGTTTCTGTGCTTGTCGTGTTTGGTTTTCGGCATTATCCTCTATGTACAATGCATATTGTGGATTTCCTAGTCCATATTGCCTTGTGGGAGTGCATTTGTATTGTATTGTCTATAGTCAAAGAAGTGTGACTTGGATTTGTCATGCTACATTTTGTATTAGGGATCTGGTCTGTTTCACCGATTAAGCTTTTATTGGTTCTGATTCGAGTTTTGGCTTCTTGTGAGGTGTTGGGAGCTACATCTATGTTTTGAGAGGAGAATTCATTCATTCTTTGAATCTTATTTGGCATTTTCTATGTCCCCTTGGCTCTAAATGTTATTGCATCTTTGATAGCCATGATTTTTGCATTATTATTAGGCTTAATGATCTTTTGAATTGTGTTGTAACTTGAGTGTTCTATTTTCTGAAGTTAACTTGTGAACGCGCTAATTCAACGTATGCGCTATTTATTTTGTTGTATGTGCTATTTCTTTTTGTCTATGCACTATCTTTTCAAGGGTATGCGCCAGTCTATTTGACCTACATGTTACCAGGAGGAGTGTATGTGTTGCTAGTTCGGGTATATCACTATTCCATTTGCCAGAAGCGCTACTCTATCAGGTAGAGGCACTGTAACAATGGGAAGATGTGTTGCACTGCTCTGTGCATGCACTAGGCTCCTTTACTAGTTGTATCTTGATGTTTTCAATCTTTTATGATAATTTTTCCAATTTTGTCTTTTGTGCCAAAGGCCATTAAGGACATTTCTGTCATTTTCCAGCATTGTTTATAATTGAGATTTGATTCTTGATGTGTTTTTGGCTCCAACAAGATGTATAGTTCCTTTTCGTTGAGGTTGTCTTGTTTTCTCCAGCAAGTTGATAAGCCATGTTCTTGAGGATTGGTTTCATGTTAGCTCCAGCGATAGGGttgtgccttgttgttgaggatttgATATTGCGTATGGCTAAGTAAGATGGATTTATGCCTTACTCTTTTTATTTGATATGTTGATCATTGCTGCTCAAGCCTCCTGCTTATGTTTTGGCATCTAGGCATTTGGTTGTTATACTTGTTGCATATGGATATGTGGATTCTTTCATAATGTTTCTTTTGAGCCTCCTTGTTATTTGATTATTGTTTACCCTatggtcttggaacatggttagggggagtgggctttcatgtgatgatcaaggtcatgagagataggctactaAGAGTTTCCTAATTAGGATGCTTggagtctagaccaccaaggcacattgaGAGTTTTCCttgtttaaataagtgataacattaatagtTGATCAGATGAGTTAGGTAATCAggattcatctaaacaagataataatggttgaatgtgagccccaagacttagtcctacaaaggatattttaggataagcttgggaaggccattgagATGGCAAACTCAACTTTGTTTATCTCTCATAAGTTGAGACGGTTCTACATGTCTATCAGGGTTGATATTCCCCTTCTTTCTGAAGATAGAATGCAACGACATGTCTATTAGGGTGTGTATTTTCCcctctatgtgaggatagcatgtgatgacactccactcctacatgtgtccttgttccttatgtcATGGTCTTGGTATGCCTTTaggagtttctatgttttatgatttagtcacgtaatgtaa contains:
- the LOC131051203 gene encoding glutamate receptor 2.7-like codes for the protein MRCMADIDCHGQILAAIFAISLLSNLCSSTQADNNVDVGAIVDSDSLVGKVAKTAIYLAVDDVNNDPHLLNGMRLLLHMRDGEGDSLGGASAAVDLLKEEAVAIIGPQKSEVAEFVSDVGDAGNVPIVTFSATSPLISNSRFSYFVRMARSDALQMKAIAALIRYYGWRRIVVVYPDDDFGFGAVNSLSDALRDVGSEIEYRSSISPSATRQDIREELFKVNNMQSRVFVAHMTDTLGLKLFAEAHEIGMMGPGYVWITTDGFTSLLDTLLNASTMASMEGVVGVKTYVPHSEKLKNFTKRWKQKNRAENPGEDLQLNQYGLLAYDSVRMLAVAITKLISSNISFNFSKPSSPPPALGNATDLTNIMVFQQGQQLLQHILETNFTGLSGAVKLSNGELSGSTYEIVNVAGKSYRSIGYWTDDHETQYLSRVYPLPFNNTVESLKTVISPVGGAEIPRGWVIPTTSRPLQIGVPLTKGFKEFITVTYDKSRKQNVVKGFCKDVFDAVLSRLDYALPYDLIPYASDTYDDLVYQKFDAVVGDTTILANRSNFVDFTHPYTETGMAMVVPITTEGGNNPWAFLLPFTLDLWCTAGALFIFTGVVLRIVTNIYFTMVLHSAIYSLLRNLPSENLYPSTLAMFAGEAIRRNETRVAIIIWLFVVLILVSSYIANLTSILTVKQMTPKIISVDSLINKRLPVGYQGGSFVRDYLQKHFRITKHNLKNYSNPEQYAEALTKGPDNGGVAAIFDEIPYIRLFLSQHCGYTVVGPTYRTGGLGFVFSKGSPLLSEISRAVLSLLEDPEMQKIEAMYFNNDNVCASSGPTGESNRLSIHSFWVLFIITGSVSLIALMVFFSRLLYAELSEYHYLIINDFVM